In the Takifugu flavidus isolate HTHZ2018 chromosome 11, ASM371156v2, whole genome shotgun sequence genome, one interval contains:
- the LOC130533688 gene encoding sphingomyelin synthase-related protein 1-like: MLLIVSSCLPLPGCQNHVGRQVARLHFPTNSSSKSCPNSMTANSSGMAASGEAVSGWSCMQVAQWLQEEGFGEYVDLLCTQHRLDGLSLLALTEADLRGPPLGLTVLGDIKRLTIALRRLQRQNQSQLEELGLKLSSIPAGSSMHPVGGEWNFDEAAGRFNGGFCSGSVLRQRRGERCESNSGETLCHSRFNGRCRQHLAGRLDPEVWKTVLSSIYVFLVIGFTSFVMVLVHERVPDMRTYPPLPDIFLDSVPRIPWAFAMAEACGVILCYMFLLILLLHKHRSILFRRLCSLMGTVFLLRCCTMFVTSLSVPGQHLQCASKTYDDTFGKIQRALAIWSGFGMTLAGVQTCGDYMFSGHTVVITMLNFFVTEYTPRSWNLIHTISWVLNLFGIFFILAAHEHYSIDVFIAFYITTRLFLYYHTLANTRAYQQSRRARIWFPMFSFFECNVNGPVPNQYHWPFGKPAFMKTLIG, encoded by the exons TGGAATGGCGGCTTCCGGCGAGGCTGTGAGTGGCTGGAGCTGTATGCAGGTGGCACAATGGCTGCAGGAAGAAGGTTTTGGGGAGTATGTGGATTTACTCTGCACTCAACATCGACTGGACGGCCTCAGTCTTCTGGCTCTGACAGAGGCCGACCTGCGTGGACCTCCACTGGGCCtcactgtgctgggagacatcAAGAGGTTGACCATAGCCCTCCGCCGGCTCCAGAGACAGAACCAgagccagctggaggagctcggCCTCAAGCTTTCCAGCATCCCTGCTGGGTCCTCAATGCATCcggtggggggggagtggaaCTTTGACGAGGCTGCGGGGAGGTTTAACGGAGGCTTTTGTAGCGGGAGCGTGCTGCgacaaaggagaggagagagatgtgAATCCAATTCAGGAGAGACGCTCTGTCACTCACGCTTCAACGGCAGGTGTAGACAGCACCTGGCTGGCCGGTTGGACCCTGAGGTGTGGAAGACAGTCCTCAGCTCTATATATGTCTTTCTCGTCATTGGTTTTACGTCATTTGTGATGGTCCTCGTGCACGAGCGTGTGCCAGACATGAGAACGTACCCACCGCTGCCTGACATATTTCTGGACAG CGTTCCCAGAATTCCCTGGGCCTTTGCAATGGCTGAAGCCTGCGGCGTTATCCTGTGCTACATGTTCCTACTGATCCTGCTCCTCCACAAACATCG GTCCATTCTGTTCAGGCGATTGTGTTCTTTGATGGGAACCGTGTTCCTGCTCCGTTGTTGCACAATGTTCGTCACCTCCCTCTCCGTGCCTGGTCAGCACCTGCAGTGTGCCAGTAAG actTATGACGACACCTTCGGTAAGATCCAGAGGGCACTCGCCATCTGGAGTGGATTTGGGATGACACTGGCAGGGGTCCAAACATGTGGAGACTACATGTTCAGCGGGCACACGGTTGTTATCACGATGCTCAACTTCTTTGTGACCGAAT ATACGCCGCGATCTTGGAATCTGATTCACACCATTTCCTGGGTTTTAAACTTATTTGGAATCTTCTTCATTCTGGCGGCTCACGAGCACTACTCCATCGACGTGTTCATCGCCTTCTACATCACCACTCGCCTCTTCCTCTACTACCACACTTTAGCCAACACGCGCGCTTACCAACAGAGCCGGAGGGCACGCATTTGGTTCCCAATGTTCTCCTTCTTTGAGTGCAACGTGAACGGGCCTGTTCCCAACCAGTATCACTGGCCCTTTGGAAAACCCGCTTTCATGAAAACTCTGATCGGATAG